From one Streptomyces sp. R41 genomic stretch:
- a CDS encoding pyridoxamine 5'-phosphate oxidase family protein, producing MALSREEREGFLAEPHVAALGVAAGDDRGPLMVPIWYAYEPGGLPWILTGAGSRKMTLIRAAGRFSLLVQRTEPTPRYVSVEGPVAEVTEGTSTHHREMAGRYLSGEALDGFVAWAEVELADHVVVRMRPERWITADLGTVP from the coding sequence ATGGCGCTTTCACGCGAAGAACGCGAAGGCTTTCTGGCTGAGCCGCATGTAGCCGCGCTGGGCGTCGCAGCAGGCGACGACCGCGGGCCGTTGATGGTTCCGATTTGGTATGCGTACGAGCCCGGCGGTCTGCCGTGGATCCTCACCGGCGCGGGCTCTCGGAAGATGACGCTGATCAGAGCGGCGGGCCGCTTCAGCCTGCTGGTCCAGCGCACGGAGCCGACGCCCCGGTACGTGTCGGTCGAAGGGCCGGTCGCTGAAGTAACTGAGGGGACCAGCACGCACCATCGCGAGATGGCCGGCCGCTACCTCTCTGGTGAGGCACTCGACGGATTTGTGGCATGGGCGGAGGTGGAACTTGCCGATCACGTCGTGGTCCGTATGCGGCCGGAACGCTGGATCACCGCCGATCTGGGCACGGTTCCATAA
- a CDS encoding helix-turn-helix domain-containing protein, producing MHSTTAHSRADVEPAARLLRLLREDAAHSEYEALLERCPEQDRPWLAPLVDDALQVRTRLEERRRREAELGALYETAGDLSSLRDLEAVLQAIVRRAHGLLGTDVAYLMLNDSQRGDTYMRVTDGIRTDAFKQARLAMGAGLGGLVAKTAVPYNTPDYFADLRFEHSIDDIVRGEGLISIQGVPLKLGENVIGVLFAANRRVRPFSDHEVALLVSLANHAAIAIENATLFQDVRRAVDELTEANGVIRAHSESIERAAALHERLTTIVLDGGGMADVAQTLAEVLGGSILVLDPRGRTMAAAGDDPLVEQARNEGTLPDPCPAAHAVRDARVLSTDARRTRRIPAGADGSAACATPIVAGSELLGVLLLVRDHLDASGVRSLERAALVTALMLLSERTVAEAEHRLRGEILEDLLGSPHRNREGLRRRATLVGLDLHRPHTVFAARCRDSTHRRRIADAAASYAAHARGLAGEYRGDTVVLLPQDPDPDEAARSLADHLSRAVDSPVTVGAATAAPGVDAIVEAHHDAARCLDVLLALDRDGEGASPSQLGVYGLLFHQTGRDELQRFVRRTIGPVLDYDTARGGELARTLLTYFACDTGLGRTAAELYIHVNTLYQRIDRVTSLLGPHWRHGDQALQVHLALKIHTVLSAA from the coding sequence GTGCACTCGACGACCGCACACAGTCGGGCCGATGTGGAGCCTGCGGCGCGCCTGCTGCGCCTGCTGCGCGAGGACGCCGCACACAGCGAATACGAAGCCCTCCTCGAGCGATGCCCCGAGCAGGACCGGCCCTGGCTGGCCCCGCTGGTCGACGACGCCCTGCAGGTACGCACACGCCTGGAGGAGCGCCGGCGCCGGGAGGCCGAGCTCGGTGCGCTCTACGAGACCGCGGGCGACCTGTCCTCACTGCGTGATCTGGAGGCCGTGCTCCAGGCCATCGTCCGCCGGGCTCACGGCCTGCTCGGCACCGACGTGGCCTATCTGATGCTCAACGACAGCCAACGCGGCGACACCTACATGCGGGTCACCGACGGAATCCGCACGGACGCGTTCAAACAGGCCCGGCTGGCCATGGGCGCGGGCCTCGGCGGGCTCGTGGCCAAGACAGCGGTTCCCTACAACACCCCCGACTACTTCGCCGACCTGCGCTTCGAGCACAGCATCGACGACATCGTGCGCGGCGAGGGACTGATCTCCATCCAGGGAGTACCCCTCAAACTCGGCGAGAACGTCATCGGCGTCCTGTTCGCCGCCAACCGCCGGGTCCGCCCCTTCTCCGACCACGAAGTGGCCCTGCTGGTCTCACTCGCCAACCACGCCGCCATCGCCATCGAGAACGCCACCCTCTTCCAGGACGTCCGCCGAGCCGTCGACGAACTCACCGAAGCCAACGGCGTCATCCGCGCCCACAGCGAATCGATCGAGCGCGCCGCCGCCCTGCACGAGCGGCTCACGACCATCGTTCTCGACGGCGGCGGGATGGCCGACGTGGCGCAGACCCTCGCCGAAGTCCTCGGCGGCAGCATCCTTGTGCTGGACCCTCGCGGCCGCACCATGGCCGCCGCCGGCGACGACCCGTTGGTCGAACAGGCCCGCAACGAAGGGACGCTCCCGGATCCGTGCCCGGCCGCCCACGCCGTCCGTGACGCCCGGGTGCTGAGCACGGACGCCCGCCGCACCCGACGTATCCCGGCCGGCGCCGACGGGTCCGCCGCGTGCGCCACCCCCATCGTCGCCGGCAGCGAACTCCTGGGCGTACTGCTGCTCGTCCGCGACCACCTGGACGCGTCAGGTGTGCGGTCCCTGGAGCGCGCGGCGCTCGTCACCGCGCTGATGCTGCTCAGCGAACGCACCGTCGCCGAGGCCGAGCACCGGCTGCGCGGCGAGATCCTCGAGGACCTCCTCGGCTCCCCGCACCGGAACCGGGAAGGCCTGCGGCGCCGGGCCACCCTGGTGGGCCTCGACCTGCACCGCCCGCACACGGTGTTCGCCGCCCGCTGTCGCGACAGCACCCACCGACGGCGCATCGCGGATGCCGCCGCCTCGTACGCCGCCCATGCCCGGGGTCTCGCGGGCGAATACCGGGGCGACACCGTCGTCCTCCTGCCGCAGGACCCGGACCCGGACGAGGCAGCCCGCAGCCTGGCCGACCACTTGTCACGGGCCGTGGACAGCCCGGTCACCGTCGGCGCCGCGACGGCTGCGCCCGGCGTCGACGCCATCGTCGAGGCACACCACGACGCGGCCCGCTGCCTGGATGTCCTGCTCGCGCTCGACCGCGACGGAGAAGGCGCCTCGCCCAGCCAACTCGGCGTCTACGGCCTGCTGTTCCATCAGACGGGCCGCGACGAGCTGCAGCGCTTCGTGCGCCGCACCATCGGCCCTGTCCTCGACTACGACACCGCACGCGGCGGCGAACTCGCCCGCACCCTGCTCACCTACTTCGCGTGCGACACCGGCCTGGGTCGCACGGCTGCCGAGCTGTATATCCACGTCAACACCCTCTACCAGCGCATCGACCGCGTCACCTCGCTGCTCGGCCCGCACTGGCGCCATGGCGACCAGGCGCTGCAGGTCCACCTCGCCCTCAAGATCCATACGGTGCTGTCCGCCGCGTGA
- a CDS encoding branched-chain amino acid ABC transporter permease, whose translation MILALLDKLHGRPAWIRWGLLTAGLLVALGLPWSLYPPVATDILCWGLFAVAFDLLLGHAGLLSFGHAAFWGSSAYVTGLIALHSGLPFYVAVLGGAGAAALLALPIGFLAVRRSGIYFAMVTLAFAQMVYFIANQWGDVTGGENGLQGIPRDLPGFDLSDSFVFYYAALPVVLLGLAAAWRIAHSPFGRVIAAVRDNPARARALGYPADRYKLVVFTVSAFLAGLAGGLYAVNHGFASLQEVYWTTSGKVVVMTVLGGMGTLWGSLLGAGAIVRLEDWLSTSGFEETGLVTGGVFIVVVLLFRRGVWGTLAHALRPRTGSPTPDPEPHLEHDNDDSSQPVSS comes from the coding sequence ATGATCCTCGCCCTCCTCGACAAGCTGCACGGCCGCCCGGCCTGGATCCGGTGGGGCCTGCTCACCGCCGGACTGCTGGTCGCCCTCGGCCTGCCCTGGAGCCTGTATCCGCCGGTCGCCACGGACATCCTGTGCTGGGGACTGTTCGCCGTCGCCTTCGATCTGCTGCTCGGTCACGCCGGACTGCTGTCCTTCGGCCACGCGGCGTTCTGGGGCAGCTCGGCGTACGTCACCGGACTGATCGCCCTCCACAGCGGACTGCCGTTCTACGTGGCCGTCCTGGGCGGCGCCGGGGCGGCCGCGCTGCTCGCCCTGCCCATCGGGTTCCTCGCGGTGAGGCGCAGTGGCATCTACTTCGCCATGGTCACCCTCGCGTTCGCGCAGATGGTGTACTTCATCGCCAATCAATGGGGCGATGTCACGGGCGGCGAGAACGGTCTGCAGGGAATTCCCCGCGACCTGCCGGGCTTCGACCTGTCGGACTCGTTCGTGTTCTACTACGCGGCCCTGCCAGTGGTGCTGCTCGGCCTCGCCGCGGCCTGGCGGATCGCCCACTCCCCGTTCGGCCGGGTGATCGCCGCCGTGCGCGACAATCCCGCCCGTGCCCGCGCCCTGGGCTATCCCGCCGACCGCTACAAGCTCGTCGTCTTCACCGTCTCCGCGTTCCTGGCGGGCCTCGCGGGCGGACTGTACGCGGTCAACCACGGTTTCGCCTCGCTGCAGGAGGTGTACTGGACGACCTCCGGCAAAGTCGTCGTGATGACGGTCCTGGGCGGCATGGGCACGCTGTGGGGCAGCCTGCTGGGCGCCGGCGCCATCGTCCGCCTGGAGGACTGGCTGTCCACCTCCGGCTTCGAGGAGACCGGCCTGGTCACCGGCGGCGTCTTCATCGTCGTCGTCCTGCTCTTCCGCCGAGGAGTGTGGGGCACGCTCGCGCACGCGCTGCGCCCCCGTACCGGCTCCCCGACACCCGACCCGGAACCACATCTGGAACACGACAACGACGACTCGTCGCAGCCGGTGTCGTCGTAG
- a CDS encoding branched-chain amino acid ABC transporter permease, which yields MTSFLQQAFNGLVSGSFYALLALGLAVIFGMLRVVNFAHGALYMLGAFGAVALADTTGLGFWWALLLVPLALAVTGTLLERLLIRRLTALDPLYNFLLTFGVALVCQDLLRMKYGAHSQPYERGPFTGSMDLGLFDFPRYQVFVLAVSVALCLAVWLLLTRTRIGTIVRAATERPELTRAFGIDTGRWVTPVFGFGVGLAALAGVLAAPMRAVNTGMGSDLIITVFAVVVIGGLGSVFGSVLAGFTIGMLQALGNLYVPVLSQTSVYLLMAVVLLVRPAGLFGKEEHA from the coding sequence ATGACCTCGTTCCTCCAACAGGCCTTCAACGGGCTGGTCAGCGGCAGCTTCTACGCCCTGCTCGCACTCGGCCTCGCGGTCATCTTCGGCATGCTGCGCGTGGTGAACTTCGCCCACGGCGCGCTCTACATGCTCGGCGCGTTCGGCGCGGTCGCCCTCGCCGACACCACAGGGCTCGGCTTCTGGTGGGCCCTGCTGCTCGTCCCCCTCGCCCTCGCCGTCACCGGCACCCTCCTCGAACGGCTGCTGATCCGCCGCCTGACCGCTCTCGACCCGCTCTACAACTTCCTGCTCACCTTCGGCGTCGCACTGGTCTGCCAGGACCTGCTGCGCATGAAGTACGGCGCGCACTCCCAGCCGTACGAGCGTGGTCCCTTCACCGGCTCGATGGACCTGGGCCTCTTCGACTTCCCGCGCTACCAGGTGTTCGTCCTGGCCGTCTCGGTCGCTCTCTGCCTGGCCGTGTGGCTGCTGCTCACCCGCACCCGGATCGGGACCATCGTGCGGGCGGCCACCGAACGGCCCGAGCTCACCCGGGCGTTCGGCATCGACACCGGACGCTGGGTCACGCCGGTCTTCGGCTTCGGCGTCGGGCTCGCGGCCCTGGCCGGGGTGCTCGCCGCACCCATGCGGGCGGTCAACACAGGCATGGGCAGCGACCTGATCATCACGGTGTTCGCGGTCGTCGTCATCGGCGGTCTCGGCTCCGTCTTCGGCTCGGTGCTCGCCGGATTCACCATCGGCATGCTCCAGGCGCTCGGCAACCTCTACGTCCCCGTCCTTTCCCAGACCTCGGTCTATCTGCTGATGGCCGTCGTGCTGCTGGTCCGGCCCGCCGGACTCTTCGGCAAGGAGGAACACGCATGA
- a CDS encoding ABC transporter substrate-binding protein gives MKHRLSTVVATAAAGALLAGCGGGGPSSGGGKVSDDKIVLGVLTDLSGVYADIAGPNSVQAVQMAVDDFKKKYGDKAVTQNIEVIKADHQNKPEIANTQAREMYDRKQADALFDVPTSSAALAVQTVAGQAKKLYFNTGAATTELAGKTCNPYTYEWAYDTYMLAHGTGAAVTAQGGKNWYTIYPDYAFGQDMQKKFETAIAGAGGKIVAKDPTPFPSDNYSTFLLKAPRLKPKPDVLGALQAGGDLANVVKQYQQFKLKDKGIELAIGLLFDSDIKAIGAAKLAGTMFTTAWFWNVDAKAQAWADRFKERTGQRPTFVQAADYSAATHYLEAAQKAGSDKAADVSKELDGTKFSDFFAHNATVRAEDHRVVHDAYLAKVKDPAKASETGDYTEPVKTIPAAEAFDKPSPDCHLS, from the coding sequence ATGAAGCACAGGCTGTCGACGGTCGTGGCCACAGCCGCCGCGGGGGCACTGCTCGCGGGCTGCGGGGGCGGCGGACCGAGCTCGGGCGGCGGGAAGGTCAGCGACGACAAGATCGTGCTCGGTGTACTCACCGACCTGTCCGGCGTGTACGCGGACATCGCGGGTCCGAACTCGGTGCAGGCCGTGCAGATGGCCGTCGACGATTTCAAGAAGAAGTACGGCGACAAGGCGGTCACCCAGAACATTGAGGTCATCAAGGCCGACCACCAGAACAAGCCGGAGATAGCCAACACCCAGGCCCGGGAGATGTACGACCGCAAGCAGGCCGACGCGCTCTTCGACGTACCGACCTCGTCGGCGGCGCTCGCCGTGCAGACCGTCGCCGGCCAGGCCAAGAAGCTGTACTTCAACACCGGCGCCGCCACCACGGAACTCGCGGGCAAGACCTGCAATCCGTACACCTACGAATGGGCCTACGACACCTACATGCTGGCGCACGGCACCGGCGCCGCGGTCACCGCACAGGGCGGCAAGAACTGGTACACGATCTACCCGGACTACGCCTTCGGGCAGGACATGCAGAAGAAGTTCGAGACGGCCATCGCGGGCGCGGGCGGCAAGATCGTAGCCAAGGACCCCACGCCGTTCCCCAGCGACAACTACTCGACCTTCCTGCTCAAGGCACCACGCCTGAAGCCGAAGCCGGACGTGCTCGGAGCCCTGCAGGCCGGCGGTGATCTGGCCAACGTCGTGAAGCAGTACCAGCAGTTCAAACTGAAGGACAAGGGCATCGAGCTGGCCATCGGCCTGCTCTTCGACAGCGACATCAAGGCCATCGGCGCAGCCAAACTGGCCGGCACGATGTTCACCACGGCCTGGTTCTGGAACGTCGACGCCAAGGCACAGGCCTGGGCCGACCGGTTCAAGGAACGCACAGGACAGCGGCCCACCTTCGTCCAGGCGGCCGACTACTCGGCGGCAACGCACTATCTGGAGGCCGCGCAGAAGGCGGGCAGCGACAAGGCGGCCGACGTCTCGAAGGAACTGGACGGCACCAAGTTCAGCGACTTCTTCGCCCACAACGCCACCGTCCGGGCCGAGGACCACCGCGTCGTCCACGATGCCTACCTGGCCAAGGTCAAGGACCCGGCCAAGGCGAGCGAGACCGGTGACTACACCGAGCCGGTCAAGACCATCCCCGCGGCCGAGGCATTCGACAAGCCTTCCCCCGACTGCCACCTCAGCTGA
- a CDS encoding ABC transporter ATP-binding protein — MLEIKDLSARYGEATALDEVSLRVGEGEVVTLVGRNGAGKTTLLRCAMGLHREMTGRVALAGRDITAAPPHRRARLGLGYVPDDRGIYAGLTVEENLTLPPAAPRSAWPLTRIYDAFPVLAARRRFPGGKLSGGEQQMLALARVLRAGARVLLCDEPTEGLAPVIVQQIGEILRGAKEHGVSVLLVEQNLRFASTVADRHYLLAQGRVVESLDNADVRRREGELLAYLGL, encoded by the coding sequence GTGCTTGAGATCAAGGACCTCAGCGCCCGGTACGGCGAGGCCACGGCCCTGGACGAGGTGTCCCTCCGCGTCGGCGAGGGCGAGGTCGTCACCCTCGTCGGCCGCAACGGCGCGGGCAAGACCACCCTGCTGCGCTGCGCCATGGGCCTGCACCGTGAGATGACCGGCCGAGTGGCATTGGCGGGCCGCGACATCACGGCGGCACCCCCGCACCGCAGGGCCCGGCTCGGCCTCGGCTACGTGCCCGACGACCGAGGCATCTACGCGGGCCTGACCGTCGAGGAGAACCTGACCCTCCCGCCGGCCGCCCCGCGCTCCGCGTGGCCACTGACCCGGATCTACGACGCCTTCCCGGTGCTCGCCGCACGCCGGCGCTTCCCCGGCGGCAAGCTCTCCGGCGGTGAACAGCAGATGCTCGCGCTCGCCCGGGTCCTGCGCGCCGGCGCACGCGTCCTGCTGTGCGACGAACCGACCGAGGGCCTGGCTCCGGTGATCGTGCAGCAGATCGGCGAGATTCTGCGCGGGGCGAAGGAGCACGGAGTGTCGGTGCTGCTCGTGGAGCAGAACCTGCGCTTCGCCTCCACCGTCGCCGACCGCCACTACCTCCTCGCGCAGGGCCGCGTCGTCGAGTCGCTCGACAACGCCGACGTACGCCGGCGCGAGGGCGAACTCCTCGCCTATCTCGGACTGTGA
- a CDS encoding ABC transporter ATP-binding protein has protein sequence MRQPRAILVTQGLSKEFQGFRAVSAVDLRVAEGTVHALVGPNGAGKTTLFNLLTGFLKPSGGRITFDGHDITGQPPERIAGLGVARSFQVTSLFEQMTAREHVELALQSGTGLGHRFWRTDKLMRRFAGRALELLGDVGLAHLADRPAGNLPYGQKRALELALAVALDPALLLLDEPTAGMGLEDIDRTVALVDQIREGRTVVMVEHNMSVVGSLADTVTVLQRGQVLVEGPYDRVKTDPRVVEAYLGADRA, from the coding sequence ATGAGACAACCGCGCGCCATTTTGGTCACGCAAGGCCTGTCCAAGGAGTTCCAGGGATTCCGCGCCGTGAGCGCGGTGGACTTGCGCGTCGCCGAGGGCACGGTCCACGCGCTCGTCGGCCCCAACGGAGCAGGAAAGACAACCCTGTTCAACCTGCTGACGGGATTTCTCAAGCCCTCCGGCGGGCGCATCACCTTCGACGGACACGACATCACCGGGCAGCCCCCGGAGCGTATCGCCGGCCTCGGCGTCGCCCGCTCGTTCCAGGTCACCAGCCTCTTCGAGCAGATGACGGCGAGGGAGCACGTCGAGCTCGCGCTCCAGTCCGGCACCGGTCTCGGCCACCGGTTCTGGCGCACGGACAAACTGATGCGCCGCTTCGCCGGCCGGGCCCTGGAACTCCTCGGCGACGTAGGGCTCGCGCACCTCGCCGACCGGCCCGCCGGAAACCTTCCCTACGGCCAGAAGCGCGCCCTGGAACTGGCACTCGCCGTCGCCCTCGACCCCGCGCTGCTGCTGCTCGACGAGCCGACCGCCGGCATGGGCCTGGAGGACATCGACCGCACCGTGGCCCTCGTCGACCAGATCCGCGAAGGACGCACCGTGGTGATGGTCGAGCACAACATGAGTGTCGTCGGCTCGCTCGCCGACACCGTCACGGTCCTGCAGCGCGGTCAAGTGCTCGTGGAGGGCCCCTACGACCGGGTCAAGACCGATCCACGCGTCGTCGAGGCGTACTTGGGGGCCGATCGTGCTTGA
- a CDS encoding long-chain fatty acid--CoA ligase, with translation MAMMETPLNTWLLFGRAPRYFPDTEVVTRLPDGRVHRYTYAEFACRAQQLMHALDALGLAPGDRVATLAWNGYRHLEAYWAVPCTGRVLHTLNLRLSPEDLAYVIGHADDRVVLADPDLLPLLEKVQERGGLAGVRHVVVLGDEVPDTALPGVVAYEELIAGLPDTYAPRDIDERSPLGLCYTSGTTGRPKGVLYTHRSTVLHAIAASSQAAMSIGPGDCVLPVVPMFHANAWGVPYTATPYGAKQVFLSGSLDPAALVELMAAERVTVAAGVPTIWMAVADEIAVRGGLPSLRHLLCGGARPPRALIERYRRDFGIPLVQVWGMTETSPLASLAWPKERMRDWDEDRITDAVRTRAGLPLPGVQMDIRDEMGNSLHWDGISMGDLLVRGPWIADSYLGGEGAAQFTEDGWFRTGDIAVGSPDGYVVIADRAKDLIKSGGEWISSVDMESAVMALPEVAEAAVIAVPDDKWQERPLICVAPRQGATVTLEGVRAHLEAAGFARWQLPDRIEVVEAIPRTGVGKFDKKALRARFDS, from the coding sequence ATGGCGATGATGGAGACCCCGCTCAACACCTGGCTGCTGTTCGGCCGCGCCCCGCGCTACTTCCCCGACACCGAGGTGGTCACGCGACTTCCGGACGGCCGTGTGCATCGTTACACGTACGCCGAATTCGCCTGCCGCGCCCAGCAGTTGATGCATGCTCTGGATGCCCTCGGTCTGGCGCCGGGTGACCGGGTGGCCACCCTCGCCTGGAACGGCTACCGGCACCTGGAGGCCTACTGGGCCGTGCCCTGCACCGGGCGCGTCCTGCACACCCTGAACCTGAGGCTCTCCCCCGAGGACCTGGCGTACGTCATCGGCCACGCGGACGACCGTGTCGTCCTGGCCGATCCCGATCTGCTGCCCCTCCTGGAGAAGGTGCAGGAACGGGGCGGCCTCGCCGGCGTGCGGCATGTCGTCGTGCTCGGCGACGAGGTGCCCGACACCGCGCTGCCGGGGGTGGTGGCGTATGAGGAGCTGATCGCCGGACTGCCGGACACATACGCCCCCCGCGACATCGACGAACGGTCGCCGCTCGGTCTGTGCTACACCTCCGGCACCACCGGACGCCCCAAGGGCGTGCTCTACACCCACCGTTCGACCGTGTTGCATGCCATCGCCGCGTCCTCGCAGGCCGCCATGTCCATCGGCCCCGGTGACTGCGTGCTGCCGGTGGTGCCGATGTTCCACGCCAACGCCTGGGGCGTCCCCTACACCGCCACTCCGTACGGTGCCAAGCAGGTGTTCCTCAGCGGCTCGCTGGATCCCGCGGCCCTGGTCGAGCTGATGGCCGCCGAGCGGGTCACGGTCGCCGCCGGTGTGCCCACGATCTGGATGGCGGTCGCCGACGAGATCGCCGTCCGCGGCGGGCTGCCCTCACTGCGGCATCTGTTGTGCGGCGGGGCCCGTCCGCCACGTGCCCTGATCGAACGCTACCGGCGCGACTTCGGTATCCCTCTGGTGCAGGTGTGGGGCATGACCGAGACCTCGCCACTGGCCAGCCTGGCGTGGCCGAAGGAACGGATGCGTGACTGGGACGAGGATCGGATCACCGACGCGGTGCGCACGCGGGCGGGCCTCCCGCTGCCCGGCGTGCAGATGGACATCCGCGACGAGATGGGCAACTCCCTGCACTGGGACGGCATTTCGATGGGTGATCTGCTGGTGCGCGGCCCGTGGATCGCCGATTCCTACCTGGGCGGCGAGGGTGCCGCCCAGTTCACCGAGGACGGCTGGTTCCGTACCGGGGACATCGCCGTCGGCTCACCGGACGGCTATGTCGTCATCGCCGACCGCGCGAAGGATCTGATCAAGTCGGGCGGCGAGTGGATCTCCTCGGTGGACATGGAGTCGGCCGTCATGGCCCTGCCCGAGGTCGCCGAGGCCGCGGTGATCGCCGTCCCCGACGACAAGTGGCAGGAGCGACCGCTGATCTGCGTCGCCCCGCGCCAGGGCGCCACCGTGACCCTCGAAGGCGTACGGGCTCACCTCGAGGCCGCAGGCTTCGCGCGCTGGCAGCTCCCGGACCGTATCGAGGTCGTGGAGGCCATCCCTCGCACCGGAGTCGGCAAGTTCGACAAGAAGGCGCTGCGCGCCCGCTTCGACTCCTGA
- a CDS encoding tannase/feruloyl esterase family alpha/beta hydrolase — protein MHLRRPLTLLSAVLLSTAGVSASATADAAHPCAGQAHIAVPGAELQTTACLPDMTTAATAGTAYTDPADWASLAAKGTKNPTGVPGIQVDGYFPDSSHLNKTHGWNHDSQFVIRLPEHWNGGLVVTGAPGTRKQYSLDTLISDWVIAQGYAFASIDKGNSGPDFYTDGKRPGDAIAEWNRRTTELTRAAKTVVRQAYGHHPRRTYMTGISNGGYLTRWQLENHPELYDGGVDWEGALWTPDGPNLLTYLPTAVDYQAGRATHADMIAAGFAPGTEFLWPYHEAAYWGLTQKVYRAEVDPSYDPKCPGASAGSTTAEILAPCASDASYDYASRPLSVRRAVERISLTGRIGKPMLTLHGSLDALLPIATDSDVYTRMIDDSHRGRLHRYYTIEGGTHVDGLYDTYPDRLRPILPCYRSAFGALTDWVEHRTAPPASGAVPRPASGDLVNSCVLH, from the coding sequence ATGCACCTCAGACGCCCCCTCACCTTGTTGTCCGCCGTGCTCCTGTCGACGGCGGGAGTGTCCGCGAGCGCCACGGCGGACGCGGCGCACCCCTGCGCCGGCCAAGCCCACATCGCCGTACCCGGCGCGGAGTTGCAGACCACGGCCTGTCTGCCCGACATGACCACGGCCGCGACCGCCGGTACCGCCTACACCGACCCCGCGGACTGGGCCTCACTCGCCGCGAAGGGCACCAAGAACCCCACCGGCGTCCCCGGCATCCAGGTCGACGGCTACTTCCCCGACTCCTCGCACCTCAACAAGACCCACGGCTGGAACCACGACTCACAGTTCGTCATCCGGCTGCCCGAGCACTGGAACGGCGGCCTCGTGGTGACCGGCGCGCCCGGGACGCGCAAGCAGTACTCGCTGGACACGCTGATCTCCGACTGGGTCATCGCCCAGGGCTACGCCTTCGCCTCCATCGACAAAGGCAACAGCGGCCCCGACTTCTACACCGACGGCAAGCGGCCCGGTGACGCGATCGCGGAATGGAACCGCCGCACCACCGAGCTGACGCGCGCCGCGAAAACCGTCGTCCGGCAGGCTTACGGCCATCACCCGCGCCGCACGTACATGACCGGCATCTCCAACGGCGGCTATCTGACCCGCTGGCAGCTGGAGAACCACCCCGAACTGTACGACGGCGGGGTCGACTGGGAGGGCGCGCTCTGGACGCCCGACGGGCCGAACCTGCTCACCTATCTGCCGACCGCGGTCGACTACCAGGCGGGCCGGGCCACCCACGCCGACATGATCGCCGCCGGATTCGCCCCCGGCACCGAGTTCCTGTGGCCCTACCACGAGGCGGCCTACTGGGGCCTGACGCAGAAGGTGTACCGCGCCGAGGTCGACCCTTCGTACGACCCGAAGTGTCCCGGGGCGTCGGCCGGTTCGACGACGGCCGAGATCCTCGCGCCCTGCGCGTCGGACGCCTCGTACGACTACGCGTCGCGGCCGCTCTCCGTGCGCCGGGCGGTCGAGCGGATCTCGCTCACCGGCCGGATCGGCAAACCCATGCTCACGCTGCACGGCTCGCTCGACGCACTCCTGCCGATCGCGACCGACTCGGACGTCTACACGCGCATGATCGACGACAGCCACCGCGGCCGTCTGCACCGCTACTACACGATCGAGGGCGGCACCCACGTCGACGGCCTGTACGACACCTATCCGGACCGGCTCCGCCCGATCCTGCCCTGCTACCGCTCCGCCTTCGGCGCCCTCACCGACTGGGTCGAGCACCGGACGGCCCCGCCGGCGAGCGGCGCCGTACCCAGGCCCGCATCCGGCGACCTGGTCAACTCCTGCGTGCTGCACTGA